One genomic window of Hymenobacter sp. BRD128 includes the following:
- a CDS encoding DUF6734 family protein, producing the protein MKIIQSYWSKPSETSRLTNDRHSGGWLTSRYHYIGMSLSCLLLNRYHRSVELLTDELGYELLINKLNLPYTKVSKCMDNINSYSPSLWALPKLHAYNIQDEPFIHVDGDVFVWQALTEFLNGNQQLVVQSPEIHLVGYYKKLYLHMRKTYHNIPSELQWDENVTSSKLFFTSVNAGIFGGTDNAYIKQYASTAINFFNSNKQTIQSDPKADTLNVLIEQLLFSKLVEKNGKTLEYVLPNLDKKFSQMLQLHLVPLASKYVHLAGRTKRIMHNCEQVEMRLRYEFPKEYKSICKELEQIENENRSIFPYINSSLDKSKKRIKNSSSAKRFFLRNGITLNQLKNSSDISQGNVNRMHLFVKQLYDLESALESLNNKNNTYKSYKFKNAEVFYNMLTMLSIDDILKNRYTSSSISIIQKTNWPLKHMSKIIKNNNWHLNFTDTFIGITLNMLGANAQDLKGLDKLLVLFQNRIISGNQLVDYLFEKTGSTAENLNNIKLIALNFLANQVVLTGRLRVVKP; encoded by the coding sequence ATGAAAATCATACAGAGTTACTGGTCCAAACCATCCGAGACATCTCGTTTAACTAATGACCGTCACTCTGGGGGCTGGCTTACATCTAGATACCACTATATTGGAATGAGCCTAAGTTGTTTACTTCTCAACAGATATCATCGTAGTGTAGAGCTTTTAACTGATGAGCTTGGTTATGAATTACTTATCAATAAGTTGAACTTGCCGTACACTAAGGTTAGCAAATGTATGGACAATATAAATTCTTATAGTCCTTCACTATGGGCTTTGCCTAAATTACATGCTTATAATATCCAGGATGAGCCTTTTATACATGTGGACGGTGATGTTTTTGTATGGCAGGCACTTACAGAGTTTTTAAATGGAAATCAACAATTAGTTGTACAAAGCCCAGAAATCCATCTCGTTGGATATTATAAGAAACTGTATTTGCATATGCGTAAAACGTACCATAATATTCCTTCTGAGCTACAATGGGACGAAAATGTCACATCCTCTAAACTATTTTTCACTTCTGTGAATGCCGGTATTTTTGGTGGAACGGACAACGCATACATAAAGCAATATGCATCAACTGCGATAAATTTCTTTAACTCTAATAAACAAACTATACAATCAGATCCCAAGGCTGATACGCTTAACGTCCTAATTGAACAGCTATTGTTCTCTAAATTAGTTGAAAAAAATGGTAAAACATTAGAGTATGTTTTGCCTAATCTAGATAAAAAATTCAGCCAAATGCTGCAACTGCATCTGGTTCCATTAGCTTCTAAATATGTCCATTTAGCTGGAAGGACAAAAAGAATAATGCACAATTGTGAGCAGGTAGAAATGAGACTTCGATACGAATTTCCTAAAGAATATAAAAGTATTTGCAAAGAGCTGGAGCAGATAGAAAATGAAAATAGGTCTATTTTCCCTTATATTAATTCCAGCCTAGATAAAAGTAAAAAAAGAATTAAAAATAGTTCATCAGCGAAGAGATTCTTTTTACGTAATGGCATTACTCTTAATCAACTTAAAAACTCTTCAGACATAAGTCAGGGTAATGTTAACCGAATGCATTTGTTTGTAAAACAATTGTATGATCTTGAATCTGCATTAGAAAGCTTAAATAATAAAAATAATACATATAAATCTTATAAGTTTAAGAATGCAGAAGTTTTTTATAATATGTTGACTATGTTGTCAATAGACGACATACTAAAAAATCGTTATACTTCATCGAGTATTTCAATAATACAAAAAACCAACTGGCCGTTAAAACATATGAGTAAAATCATTAAAAATAATAATTGGCATTTAAATTTTACGGATACATTCATTGGAATAACTTTAAACATGCTCGGCGCAAATGCTCAGGACCTCAAAGGGTTGGACAAGCTTTTAGTACTTTTTCAGAACAGAATTATTTCAGGTAATCAGCTTGTTGATTATTTATTTGAAAAAACAGGGAGCACCGCAGAAAACCTTAACAATATCAAGCTTATTGCATTAAATTTTTTAGCGAATCAAGTTGTTCTGACAGGAAGGTTGAGAGTAGTTAAACCTTAA
- a CDS encoding vitamin K epoxide reductase family protein: MNKNSVRMEKVVIDYLKHIGAKANYPNIEDNIFNHPDYPSVLSISDVLSMHGCKVNVVKVDLKKAAAIQYPCLVHVYNDGGGVILVKSLPDFITKINNFERASGVLIKIESKISSNTFEYRKYIVEKGIRYALILSLCFLLFYSIFNLRSINLAPSLILPIIGTVIGFALVFKDLGIAAEELEKFCSTQHGDGCDKVTKSASGTIMNIIKLSDIVLAYFSFQITTVLMLGFNAFPTLKFISLFSLLAVPYSIYNQAKIGTWCNLCILTLAIIIAECAYFNYNYAGYGLNIWHFIYAVAALVSIMSATVIINNTIRELLTLKGELALSNRIKNSFFVFSSILKSTDKIDVTNDNESKFVIGNINSPIHITMIANLYCGPCEEKLLQLSQFVKKHLDDVCLELLFIKNNPDELEISANEYIFNYWLANIKGAYNELERTVSLLLDWYDIKNLDTFSTKYKENDLSTISQATNMYNKQLNVIKNIDYSQTPTLYVNGYNMPNKYSIFDLEKILPEILNEIKNFG, encoded by the coding sequence ATGAATAAAAATTCTGTACGTATGGAAAAAGTAGTCATAGACTATCTTAAGCACATAGGCGCCAAGGCTAACTATCCAAATATCGAGGATAACATTTTTAATCATCCAGATTATCCTTCAGTTCTGAGTATTTCCGACGTACTTAGTATGCATGGATGTAAGGTTAATGTAGTTAAGGTTGACTTAAAAAAGGCCGCAGCTATTCAATACCCATGTTTAGTCCATGTTTATAATGACGGCGGGGGTGTGATTTTGGTCAAAAGCTTACCTGATTTTATAACTAAAATAAATAATTTCGAACGTGCTTCGGGAGTGCTGATTAAAATAGAGTCAAAAATAAGTTCGAATACTTTTGAATATAGAAAATATATCGTAGAGAAAGGGATAAGATACGCATTGATTTTATCTCTTTGCTTTTTATTATTTTATTCTATATTTAATTTACGCTCAATTAATCTAGCCCCATCTCTAATACTCCCTATAATTGGAACTGTAATTGGGTTTGCCTTAGTTTTCAAGGATTTAGGGATAGCTGCTGAAGAGTTAGAAAAGTTTTGCTCAACTCAGCATGGTGATGGATGCGACAAAGTTACTAAGTCAGCTAGCGGAACTATAATGAATATCATTAAGCTCTCTGACATAGTATTAGCTTATTTCTCATTCCAAATTACAACTGTATTAATGCTTGGCTTCAATGCATTTCCGACCCTAAAATTTATATCATTGTTTTCGTTATTAGCAGTGCCCTATTCTATTTATAACCAAGCTAAAATTGGAACTTGGTGTAATTTATGTATTTTAACATTGGCTATCATTATTGCTGAATGCGCGTATTTCAACTATAATTACGCTGGTTATGGTCTGAATATTTGGCACTTTATCTACGCTGTGGCTGCTCTTGTTAGTATTATGTCTGCAACTGTCATAATAAATAACACAATTAGAGAATTGTTGACTTTAAAGGGCGAATTAGCTTTGTCTAATAGAATCAAAAATTCTTTTTTTGTTTTTAGTTCTATTCTGAAGTCTACTGATAAGATAGATGTTACCAATGATAATGAAAGCAAATTTGTTATCGGCAATATAAATTCACCGATCCATATAACAATGATAGCTAACTTGTATTGTGGCCCATGTGAGGAAAAGTTGCTACAATTATCTCAATTTGTTAAAAAACATTTAGACGATGTATGCCTAGAATTATTATTCATTAAAAACAATCCGGATGAATTAGAAATATCCGCTAACGAATATATATTCAATTATTGGTTGGCCAACATTAAAGGTGCTTATAATGAGTTAGAAAGAACTGTATCACTCCTCTTAGATTGGTACGACATTAAAAATCTCGACACGTTTTCCACCAAGTATAAAGAAAATGATCTATCTACAATCAGCCAAGCTACTAACATGTATAATAAACAACTAAACGTAATTAAGAATATTGATTATAGCCAAACCCCAACTTTATATGTTAATGGGTACAATATGCCTAATAAGTATTCGATATTTGACTTAGAGAAAATATTGCCTGAAATTTTAAACGAAATTAAAAATTTTGGTTGA
- a CDS encoding IS3 family transposase: MAASVAHRRSGERGSSPRPRSAPAARSAQTGGAGARHFKKSFGHLRPADSVSTYRYIAQRQGQVPVRQLCQVLRVSASAYYAWQHRQLPAPEPAWQAAVRAQFRWHVARYGTRRLRAELHAQGYPVGRWRIRRALAAAGLRAQQPRSFVPRTTDSDPTVRAAPNLLLGQPAPTAPNQVWVGDITYLPKQGGGWLYLATWLDRYSRKIVGWDVRESMPEALVSEALRRAMAVRQPAAGLIVHSDQGSQYAATNFKALVARHQALQSMSRRGNCYDNAHAESFWSRLKTELLDGGSFRSLSEARLEISHYLAYYNAERRHSSLGYLAPNHFEIHFQTTS, translated from the coding sequence CTGGCAGCAAGCGTAGCTCATCGCCGAAGTGGGGAGCGTGGAAGTAGCCCGCGACCCAGAAGTGCGCCAGCTGCGCGCTCAGCTCAAACGGGCGGAGCAGGAGCTCGACATTTTAAAAAAAGCTTTGGTCATCTTCGGCCAGCTGACTCGGTGAGCACCTACCGCTACATCGCTCAGCGCCAAGGGCAAGTGCCCGTGCGCCAGCTCTGTCAGGTGCTGCGCGTGTCGGCTAGCGCGTACTATGCCTGGCAGCATCGCCAGCTACCTGCGCCGGAGCCAGCTTGGCAAGCAGCTGTGCGCGCGCAGTTTAGGTGGCATGTGGCCCGCTACGGCACCCGCCGCCTGCGCGCTGAGCTGCACGCCCAGGGCTACCCAGTAGGCCGCTGGCGTATCCGGCGGGCGTTAGCCGCCGCAGGCTTGCGCGCCCAACAACCCCGCTCGTTTGTGCCCCGCACGACTGATTCCGACCCGACAGTGCGGGCCGCACCGAACCTGTTGCTGGGCCAACCCGCGCCGACTGCACCCAATCAGGTTTGGGTGGGCGATATCACCTACTTGCCCAAACAGGGTGGCGGCTGGCTCTACCTGGCGACGTGGCTCGACCGCTACTCGCGCAAAATCGTGGGCTGGGACGTGCGCGAGTCCATGCCCGAAGCCCTGGTCAGCGAGGCCTTGCGCCGCGCCATGGCCGTGCGCCAGCCCGCGGCTGGATTAATCGTCCATTCTGACCAAGGTAGCCAATACGCGGCCACCAACTTTAAGGCCTTAGTAGCTCGTCATCAGGCCCTGCAAAGCATGAGTCGGCGCGGCAACTGCTACGATAACGCCCACGCCGAATCGTTTTGGAGTCGACTTAAAACTGAATTGCTCGACGGCGGCAGCTTCCGCAGTCTGAGCGAAGCGCGCCTAGAAATCAGCCACTACCTCGCTTACTACAACGCCGAGCGCCGGCATTCCTCCCTCGGCTACCTCGCCCCCAACCACTTCGAAATCCACTTCCAAACCACGTCCTAA
- a CDS encoding IS110 family transposase, whose product MPVPPAAPLKYVVGLDIAKDTFVACFGHIEVTQHLHFGKPATFANTSAGFAELLTWTVRQQAARAPLWFVVEATGVYYEELAYFLADKQQALSVLLPNKAKHFAQSTEQKSKTDLLDARLLCRLGLERVLPAWQPPTPALRQLRALSRERHSLTGQGARLKIRRHAYQHSYQPDARTLERLNMQQQLVDQQLKAVDKDLADLVKAAPDLARKLAHLTSVPGIGLTTAIALVAETTGFALVENERQLASYAGLDVVQRQSGLSAGATRISRRGNVRLRTALYLPAVSSLRYNPQQMVFYARLRSRHPTGKPGVIAVMRKLLLLCYSLWKNDQPYDPYYHPAHQPPKEVAPAV is encoded by the coding sequence ATGCCTGTTCCACCAGCTGCCCCCCTCAAGTATGTCGTGGGTCTCGACATTGCCAAAGACACGTTTGTAGCCTGCTTCGGCCACATCGAAGTCACGCAGCACCTGCACTTTGGTAAGCCCGCCACCTTTGCCAACACCAGCGCCGGCTTTGCCGAGCTACTCACCTGGACCGTGCGCCAGCAAGCGGCCCGTGCCCCACTCTGGTTTGTCGTGGAGGCGACGGGCGTGTACTACGAAGAGCTGGCCTATTTCCTGGCAGATAAGCAACAGGCGTTGAGCGTGCTGCTGCCCAATAAAGCCAAGCACTTCGCCCAAAGCACGGAGCAAAAGAGCAAGACCGACCTGCTCGATGCCCGCCTGCTCTGCCGCCTGGGTCTGGAGCGGGTACTGCCCGCCTGGCAGCCGCCGACCCCGGCCCTGCGCCAGCTGCGCGCCCTCTCCCGCGAGCGTCACAGCCTGACGGGGCAGGGGGCGCGGCTTAAAATCCGCCGCCATGCGTACCAGCACAGCTACCAGCCCGATGCCCGGACCCTGGAACGGCTCAACATGCAACAGCAATTAGTTGACCAACAGCTCAAAGCAGTCGACAAAGACTTGGCCGACCTGGTAAAGGCGGCGCCGGACCTGGCTCGCAAGCTGGCCCATTTGACCAGCGTCCCGGGTATCGGCCTGACGACGGCTATCGCCTTGGTCGCCGAAACGACCGGCTTTGCCCTGGTCGAAAACGAGCGGCAACTGGCCTCCTACGCCGGCCTGGACGTGGTGCAGCGCCAAAGCGGCCTCTCAGCCGGGGCCACGCGCATCTCCCGTCGGGGAAACGTGCGCCTGCGCACGGCCCTGTACCTGCCGGCTGTCAGCAGCCTGCGCTACAACCCCCAGCAGATGGTTTTTTACGCCCGTCTGCGCAGTCGGCACCCCACCGGCAAGCCCGGCGTGATTGCCGTCATGCGCAAGCTCTTACTCCTTTGCTACTCGCTCTGGAAAAACGACCAGCCCTACGACCCATACTATCATCCGGCCCACCAGCCCCCAAAAGAAGTAGCCCCGGCCGTTTAA
- a CDS encoding TlpA disulfide reductase family protein, producing MKSLLCYVVVLLTTTSCSAQSGQYDLRIRLGARPRPSTAYLWRQSQGRLVVDSAHLSNGEYTFSGMAVTPFRARLVLGHKWSLPLGYDAFPFYLYLESGTIRVSSQDSLRHATLKGGPTNADYNALRPSLLPLAEQEQDAYQARNHATSKSERDHARQLYDAFQASQQQTLPPLIRQWAHSRVALDLLLDYAPALATYEDLAPLYNMLAPSIKYSSAGQALGQRIAELHETAVGRPAPPFTQPDSTGQTVALAAFRGQYVLLDFWASWCTPCRAEIPLLKATYQQYKARHFNVVSVSMDTNRYLWIQALKQESMPWKQVSDLTGLRGEPAKLYHIDGIPQNFLIGPTGTILAKNLQGDALTRKLAEVLATKP from the coding sequence ATGAAAAGTCTGCTTTGCTACGTGGTAGTTCTCCTGACGACCACCTCATGTAGCGCCCAAAGTGGCCAATACGACTTACGCATTCGGCTAGGGGCCCGGCCGCGACCTTCCACCGCCTACTTGTGGCGACAGAGTCAGGGTCGTCTAGTGGTGGACTCCGCCCATTTATCCAATGGTGAGTATACGTTCTCCGGCATGGCCGTAACCCCTTTTCGGGCACGCTTGGTGCTCGGCCATAAGTGGTCGCTCCCACTGGGGTATGATGCGTTCCCCTTCTATCTCTACCTCGAGTCGGGCACTATACGTGTTAGCAGCCAAGACTCGTTACGGCATGCCACCTTGAAGGGTGGCCCCACTAACGCGGACTACAATGCCTTGCGACCATCGTTGCTACCGCTGGCCGAACAGGAGCAAGATGCCTATCAGGCTCGGAACCATGCCACATCGAAGAGCGAGCGCGACCACGCCCGCCAACTCTACGATGCCTTTCAGGCGTCACAACAGCAGACATTACCTCCGCTTATCCGGCAGTGGGCTCACAGTCGCGTGGCGCTGGATTTGCTGCTGGATTATGCTCCAGCGTTGGCTACGTACGAAGACTTGGCTCCCTTATATAATATGTTAGCGCCAAGTATCAAGTATAGCTCCGCTGGACAAGCATTAGGTCAGCGGATTGCTGAGCTACACGAAACGGCCGTGGGCCGCCCCGCCCCGCCATTCACCCAGCCCGATTCAACAGGTCAGACCGTGGCGCTTGCCGCCTTTCGGGGACAGTACGTGCTACTCGATTTCTGGGCTAGTTGGTGTACCCCTTGTCGGGCAGAAATCCCCTTATTAAAGGCCACCTACCAACAATATAAAGCTCGCCACTTTAACGTGGTAAGTGTATCCATGGATACTAACCGCTATTTATGGATACAAGCTTTGAAGCAGGAAAGCATGCCGTGGAAGCAAGTATCCGACCTCACAGGCCTGCGTGGTGAGCCAGCTAAACTGTACCACATTGATGGAATTCCTCAGAATTTTCTAATTGGCCCAACAGGGACAATTCTTGCTAAGAACTTGCAAGGGGATGCGCTTACTCGTAAACTCGCCGAAGTATTAGCCACAAAACCCTAA
- a CDS encoding peptidase domain-containing ABC transporter, with amino-acid sequence MQQIIGQLNGPVSQLTGLSQSMQDAKISLERLNEVHALADEEPIGQPKMDEVINAGLYLSRLAFQYPGAGNELVLRNVNLHIPAGKTTAIVGMSGSGKTTLLKLLLNIYQPSSGEIRLGNVALRHMKNASWRAQCGVVMQEGYIFSDTIARNIAVGVERIDTKKLTDAIRIANLSDFVDILPSGLHTKIGPEGIGISQGQKQRILIARAVYKDPQFILFDEATNALDSINEATIMNNLGDFFRGRTVIIVAHRLSTVCQADQIMVLDKGETIEVGTHSELVKQQGSYWKLVKNQLEIDI; translated from the coding sequence ATGCAACAAATTATTGGACAGTTAAACGGCCCTGTCAGCCAACTAACCGGACTATCGCAGAGCATGCAGGATGCTAAAATAAGCCTGGAAAGATTGAATGAGGTTCATGCGCTCGCGGACGAGGAACCCATTGGACAGCCCAAAATGGACGAGGTAATTAATGCTGGACTATATCTTTCCCGACTTGCATTCCAATACCCCGGTGCGGGTAATGAACTGGTTTTACGAAACGTGAACTTGCATATTCCCGCAGGAAAGACTACTGCTATTGTCGGCATGAGTGGAAGTGGCAAGACAACTCTATTGAAATTACTATTGAATATATACCAGCCTAGCAGCGGCGAGATTCGGCTGGGGAACGTTGCACTTCGACATATGAAAAATGCCTCATGGCGTGCACAATGTGGCGTTGTCATGCAAGAGGGATATATTTTTTCCGATACGATTGCTCGTAATATAGCCGTGGGGGTAGAACGAATCGATACCAAAAAATTGACAGATGCCATCAGAATTGCCAATCTTAGTGATTTTGTGGACATCTTGCCTTCTGGTCTACATACAAAAATTGGACCGGAAGGTATTGGTATCAGTCAAGGACAAAAACAACGCATATTGATTGCGCGGGCAGTTTATAAAGACCCGCAATTTATTTTGTTCGATGAAGCAACAAATGCATTAGATTCTATTAATGAAGCTACAATTATGAATAATTTAGGGGATTTCTTCCGTGGTCGAACCGTCATAATTGTGGCCCACCGTTTGAGCACGGTCTGCCAAGCCGACCAGATAATGGTACTGGACAAGGGAGAAACGATAGAGGTTGGTACCCATTCCGAACTGGTTAAGCAACAAGGCTCGTATTGGAAATTGGTCAAAAACCAGTTGGAAATCGACATTTAA
- a CDS encoding IS3 family transposase (programmed frameshift) — protein sequence MKKTKFTEAQIVFALRQADTGITVAEVCRKMGISEATYYNWKKKYGGLGVPELRRLKQLSAENQHLKQLVADLSLDKQMLQDVLKKKVLRPVQRRHAAQHLIDAYRISARRACRVIGLQRASFAYKAGGRDDTVLRQRLRELAQVRVRYGSQRLYVLLRREGWPDNHKRVHRLYCLEGLNYRSKRPRRNRAAAHRLERLPLGRLHQSWSMDFVADNLFDGRKIRALTIVDNFSRQCLAIHVGQSLKGEDVVAVVQRLHQQVGVVPERIQVDNGSEFSNKALDRWAYDQHVTLDFSRPGKPTDNPYSESFNGSFRDECLNVHWFLSLTDAQEKIEHWRQEYNGFRPHSSLQSLTPDEVVAAATTVELQNA from the exons CTGAAAAAGACCAAGTTTACCGAGGCCCAAATCGTGTTCGCCCTACGCCAGGCCGACACCGGCATCACCGTCGCGGAGGTGTGCCGCAAGATGGGCATCAGCGAGGCCACCTACTACAACTGGAAGAAAAAGTACGGCGGCTTGGGCGTACCCGAGCTGCGGCGGCTCAAGCAGTTGTCAGCGGAAAATCAGCACCTCAAACAGCTCGTGGCTGACCTGAGCCTTGACAAGCAGATGCTGCAGGACGTGCTCA AAAAAAAAGTTTTAAGGCCCGTGCAGCGTCGGCACGCGGCCCAACACCTCATTGACGCTTACCGCATCTCTGCTCGCCGCGCCTGCCGAGTCATTGGCTTGCAGCGCGCCAGCTTTGCTTACAAAGCAGGTGGGCGTGATGATACCGTTTTGCGCCAACGCTTGCGCGAATTGGCGCAAGTGCGCGTGCGCTACGGTAGTCAGCGCCTTTATGTCCTGCTACGCCGGGAAGGCTGGCCCGACAATCACAAGCGCGTTCATCGGCTTTACTGCCTGGAAGGCTTGAACTACCGCAGCAAGCGCCCGCGGCGTAACCGCGCCGCTGCCCATCGGTTAGAACGTCTGCCGTTGGGTCGGCTACACCAGAGTTGGAGCATGGATTTTGTGGCCGATAATCTCTTCGATGGCCGCAAAATCCGCGCCTTAACGATAGTCGATAACTTTAGTCGCCAGTGCCTGGCTATTCACGTGGGCCAGTCGCTCAAAGGCGAAGATGTCGTGGCCGTGGTGCAGCGCTTACACCAGCAGGTAGGCGTGGTGCCCGAGCGCATTCAGGTCGATAACGGCAGCGAGTTTAGCAACAAGGCCCTCGACCGCTGGGCCTACGACCAGCACGTCACGCTGGACTTCTCGCGGCCCGGCAAACCGACAGATAATCCGTACAGTGAATCGTTTAATGGCAGCTTCCGGGACGAGTGCCTGAACGTGCACTGGTTTCTATCGTTGACTGATGCACAAGAGAAAATCGAGCACTGGCGCCAGGAGTACAATGGCTTCCGACCGCACAGTTCATTACAGAGTTTAACGCCCGATGAGGTAGTGGCGGCCGCCACTACGGTCGAGCTTCAGAACGCCTGA
- a CDS encoding integrase core domain-containing protein, with translation MASVSTTPRPSVSGRGSKPRGWEPHEWRMFRGLADVSHSVASYFDYYNHKRRHSALFYQFPQ, from the coding sequence ATGGCGAGTGTCTCGACAACGCCCAGGCCGAGCGTCTCTGGTCGCGGCTCAAAACCGAGGGGCTGGGAGCCGCACGAGTGGCGCATGTTCCGCGGCCTGGCGGACGTGTCGCACAGCGTGGCCAGTTATTTTGACTATTACAATCACAAGCGTCGTCACTCCGCGCTTTTCTACCAATTCCCACAGTGA
- a CDS encoding cysteine peptidase family C39 domain-containing protein — MRFPLYIQHDQMDCGPTCLRMVAKHYGRHFSAQTMREKAQIGKEGVSLLGIAEGAEAIGLRALGIKVSFEQLAEEAQLPCIVHWQQNHFVVVYDIKLRSKWKSKLTTLFGSKPSVEEFDATHQATSYGAIANTNGFPVEARGTVFVADPNRGLTSYTVKEFRQGWLNSYADNERVGMAMLLEPSPAFYEQDEEADTNYSLGRVLNYVGQYKQLLAQLILGLSVGSALQLLVPFLTQSVVDIGINTQNLPFIYLVLGAQLMVMAGRLTVEFIQSWILLHVSTRVNLSILSDFLIKLMRLPLSFFDTKHYGDIMQRIGDHQRIESFVTGQAVALPFALANILVLSVVVALYSLPIFGIYVISNVLYVGWIMLFLRHRRKLDTKRFTLSARSQSALVQIIQGMQDLKLAGAERQSRWSWERLQANLFRWQMSSLTLGQYQQVGAFLINDGKNILITCLAAQAVIQGQMTLGQCWLCNKLLDS, encoded by the coding sequence ATGCGATTTCCCCTTTACATCCAGCATGACCAAATGGACTGCGGTCCAACCTGCTTACGCATGGTGGCAAAGCACTATGGGCGGCATTTCTCCGCTCAAACCATGCGCGAAAAAGCCCAAATTGGAAAAGAGGGTGTCTCGCTACTGGGCATCGCTGAAGGCGCCGAAGCCATTGGACTGCGAGCTTTGGGGATCAAGGTGTCATTTGAGCAACTGGCAGAAGAGGCACAGTTACCATGTATAGTCCATTGGCAACAAAATCACTTTGTAGTAGTATATGATATTAAGCTAAGAAGCAAGTGGAAAAGTAAATTAACTACCCTCTTCGGGTCAAAACCTTCCGTTGAGGAATTTGATGCCACTCACCAAGCTACATCCTATGGAGCTATTGCCAACACCAATGGGTTCCCCGTTGAAGCGAGAGGCACCGTGTTTGTGGCCGACCCAAATCGTGGATTGACTTCATATACTGTAAAAGAATTTAGGCAGGGGTGGCTGAACTCGTACGCGGACAACGAACGGGTTGGGATGGCGATGTTACTTGAGCCCTCGCCAGCTTTTTATGAGCAAGACGAGGAAGCGGATACCAACTACAGCCTCGGACGGGTGCTCAATTACGTCGGACAATACAAACAACTCCTTGCTCAACTTATCTTGGGGCTTTCCGTGGGCAGTGCGTTGCAGTTGTTGGTTCCCTTCCTGACCCAGTCGGTTGTGGACATCGGCATCAACACACAAAATCTACCCTTTATCTACCTCGTACTGGGCGCTCAGTTAATGGTCATGGCCGGCAGGCTGACCGTTGAATTTATTCAGAGCTGGATTTTACTCCATGTCAGCACTAGGGTAAATTTGAGCATACTTTCCGACTTTCTCATTAAGCTCATGCGCCTGCCGTTGTCATTCTTCGACACCAAGCACTATGGCGATATCATGCAGCGCATCGGCGACCACCAGCGCATTGAGTCCTTCGTAACGGGACAAGCAGTAGCACTGCCCTTTGCATTGGCAAATATTTTGGTACTCAGTGTAGTGGTTGCGCTCTACAGCCTCCCTATTTTCGGCATCTACGTTATTTCTAACGTGCTTTACGTAGGGTGGATAATGCTGTTTCTGCGTCACCGCCGTAAGTTGGATACGAAGCGCTTCACCCTGTCAGCTCGAAGCCAAAGTGCACTGGTTCAAATAATTCAGGGTATGCAAGATTTAAAGCTAGCCGGGGCTGAAAGGCAAAGCCGCTGGAGCTGGGAGCGCTTGCAAGCCAATCTTTTTCGGTGGCAGATGAGCAGTCTCACCTTAGGTCAGTATCAGCAAGTCGGCGCTTTTCTCATTAATGATGGTAAGAATATACTCATTACCTGTTTGGCAGCTCAGGCCGTTATCCAAGGACAAATGACTTTGGGGCAATGCTGGCTATGCAACAAATTATTGGACAGTTAA
- a CDS encoding transposase, giving the protein MSVEKSKKTPDKRRKYDDAFKAEALRLASESRSTQAATQQLSISPKLLYRWQQA; this is encoded by the coding sequence ATGAGCGTAGAAAAGAGCAAGAAGACGCCCGATAAGCGGCGCAAATACGATGACGCCTTCAAAGCCGAGGCATTGCGCCTGGCCTCGGAGAGCCGTAGCACGCAGGCCGCCACCCAGCAGTTGAGCATCAGCCCCAAGCTCCTCTATCGCTGGCAGCAAGCGTAG